In bacterium, one genomic interval encodes:
- a CDS encoding efflux RND transporter periplasmic adaptor subunit, whose product MFNSIKLFAVGHKLISGLVILGLVGGGWWAYAKFGGETAQTRYVLAAATKSTIISAISGTGQVASNDQTDLKSKASGEIVSLRMANGQAVKAGDLLAQIDTKDALKAVRDAETSLETARLSLEKLLEPPDALALLQSRNSLAQAKEAKKSHEDDLKKSYDDGFTDVANAFLNLPATMTGLESILFGYVINGYQWNVDAYADLVKQYDERIIIYRNDAMAAQEAARAAFDKNMASYKASGRDSSTTEIEALLAETYATSKALAEAVKDASNLVDFVNDILTTRNLKVPTTLAVHRSSLSGYTGTLNGNLSTLLGQIAAIADAKSALVNDDRSIEEKTQSLAKLEKGPDALDIRSQQITVQQRQNTLTDARLALADYAIRAPFDGIIASVKAKKGDSASPGTILATLLGNGQMAEITLNEVDVANIKTEQKATLTFDAIEDISLTGRVADIDTLGTVSQGVVNYTVKIVFDTKNDRIKSGMSVSAAIVTGAKPDVLAVPNAAVKTQNGQSYVEILDTPIRSTGNSFTSAASPTRVNVGTGMASDTLTEITEGLNEGDMIITQTIAASASGAAAAQTGLRIPGFGGGSGGGAFRR is encoded by the coding sequence ATGTTCAACTCCATAAAATTATTCGCGGTCGGGCATAAATTGATCTCCGGCCTGGTTATTTTGGGACTTGTGGGCGGGGGCTGGTGGGCCTACGCCAAATTCGGCGGTGAGACGGCACAGACGCGTTATGTGCTCGCGGCCGCGACCAAGAGCACTATAATTTCGGCCATTTCGGGGACCGGCCAGGTTGCCTCGAACGACCAGACGGATCTTAAATCGAAGGCGTCGGGCGAAATAGTATCGCTCCGCATGGCCAACGGGCAAGCGGTAAAAGCGGGCGACCTCTTGGCGCAAATAGATACGAAGGATGCCTTAAAGGCGGTGCGGGATGCGGAGACCTCTCTTGAGACGGCGCGTCTTTCGCTCGAAAAGCTTTTGGAGCCGCCGGATGCGCTCGCGCTTCTGCAATCGCGGAATTCGCTGGCGCAGGCGAAGGAAGCGAAAAAAAGCCACGAGGACGATCTGAAAAAATCGTATGACGACGGCTTCACCGATGTAGCGAACGCCTTTCTCAACCTGCCTGCCACGATGACGGGGCTGGAGAGCATACTTTTTGGATACGTCATTAACGGCTACCAGTGGAACGTGGACGCGTATGCGGATCTGGTAAAACAGTATGATGAGCGCATCATTATCTATCGCAATGACGCGATGGCCGCGCAGGAGGCTGCGCGCGCCGCATTCGATAAAAACATGGCGTCGTATAAGGCATCCGGCCGCGACTCGAGCACGACGGAGATAGAGGCGCTGCTGGCGGAAACATATGCAACCTCGAAAGCGTTGGCGGAGGCGGTAAAGGATGCATCGAACCTGGTGGATTTTGTAAACGATATTTTAACCACTCGCAATCTCAAAGTGCCGACGACTCTTGCCGTGCACAGATCGAGTCTCTCGGGTTATACCGGAACATTGAACGGCAATCTCTCCACGCTTCTCGGCCAAATTGCGGCCATTGCCGACGCCAAGAGCGCGTTGGTGAACGACGATCGCTCGATAGAAGAAAAAACGCAATCGCTTGCGAAACTGGAAAAAGGCCCGGATGCGCTCGATATCCGTTCGCAGCAAATAACCGTACAGCAAAGGCAAAATACGCTGACGGATGCACGCCTGGCCCTTGCGGACTATGCCATCCGCGCGCCGTTCGACGGCATTATCGCCTCGGTGAAAGCGAAGAAGGGAGACTCGGCAAGCCCCGGCACGATTCTCGCAACGCTTCTTGGCAACGGGCAGATGGCCGAAATTACGTTGAACGAAGTGGACGTGGCGAATATCAAGACGGAACAGAAGGCCACGCTCACCTTCGATGCTATCGAGGATATTTCGCTTACGGGCCGGGTAGCGGATATCGATACGCTGGGCACCGTGAGCCAGGGCGTGGTCAATTACACGGTCAAGATCGTGTTCGATACTAAAAATGACCGCATCAAATCGGGCATGTCGGTTTCGGCCGCGATCGTGACGGGTGCCAAGCCCGACGTGTTGGCAGTACCGAATGCCGCAGTCAAAACCCAGAACGGCCAAAGCTACGTGGAAATTTTGGATACGCCCATCCGTTCGACCGGCAATTCGTTCACTTCTGCGGCTTCGCCCACGCGCGTAAACGTGGGGACGGGCATGGCTTCGGATACGCTGACGGAAATAACCGAGGGACTTAA